One window from the genome of Mauremys mutica isolate MM-2020 ecotype Southern chromosome 4, ASM2049712v1, whole genome shotgun sequence encodes:
- the SAMD15 gene encoding sterile alpha motif domain-containing protein 15 isoform X1 — protein sequence MEQIPEEEGSEQGPEEPESQPGPACLAWSPLEVAEWVRQLGFPQYEECFTANCITGRKLIHVNCSNLPQMGITDFDHMKDLRQKGHKGERKPAVAVLPVCAQVGNNRNLAQSLVCLTITTQLGRHSDFSLHYTSFVWCNSSEVNGNSLV from the exons ATGGAGCAGATCCCGGAGGAGGAGGGGTCCGAGCAGGGGCCCGAAGAACCCGAGTCCCAGCCTGGCCCGGCCTGCCTCGCCTGGAGCCCCCTGGAGGTGGCGGAGTGGGTTCGGCAGCTGGGCTTCCCTCAGTACGag GAGTGCTTTACAGCTAACTGCATCACTGGCCGCAAACTCATCCACGTTAACTGCTCAAACCTGCCACAGATGGGCATAACAGACTTTGACCACATGAAG GACCTGAGGCAGAAGGGCCACAAAGGAGAAAGAAAGCCTGCTGTGGCAGTACTTCCTGTGTGTGCACAAGTAGGAAACAACAGAAATCTTGCCCAATCACTTGTTTGTTTGACAATTACGACCCAGCTTGGGAGACATAGTGATTTTTCACTGCATTACACCAGTTTTGTGTGGTGTAAttcttctgaagtcaatggaaattcacTAGTGTAA
- the SAMD15 gene encoding sterile alpha motif domain-containing protein 15 isoform X4 → MEQIPEEEGSEQGPEEPESQPGPACLAWSPLEVAEWVRQLGFPQYEECFTANCITGRKLIHVNCSNLPQMGITDFDHMKM, encoded by the exons ATGGAGCAGATCCCGGAGGAGGAGGGGTCCGAGCAGGGGCCCGAAGAACCCGAGTCCCAGCCTGGCCCGGCCTGCCTCGCCTGGAGCCCCCTGGAGGTGGCGGAGTGGGTTCGGCAGCTGGGCTTCCCTCAGTACGag GAGTGCTTTACAGCTAACTGCATCACTGGCCGCAAACTCATCCACGTTAACTGCTCAAACCTGCCACAGATGGGCATAACAGACTTTGACCACATGAAG ATGTAA
- the SAMD15 gene encoding sterile alpha motif domain-containing protein 15 isoform X3 encodes MEQIPEEEGSEQGPEEPESQPGPACLAWSPLEVAEWVRQLGFPQYEECFTANCITGRKLIHVNCSNLPQMGITDFDHMKMGN; translated from the exons ATGGAGCAGATCCCGGAGGAGGAGGGGTCCGAGCAGGGGCCCGAAGAACCCGAGTCCCAGCCTGGCCCGGCCTGCCTCGCCTGGAGCCCCCTGGAGGTGGCGGAGTGGGTTCGGCAGCTGGGCTTCCCTCAGTACGag GAGTGCTTTACAGCTAACTGCATCACTGGCCGCAAACTCATCCACGTTAACTGCTCAAACCTGCCACAGATGGGCATAACAGACTTTGACCACATGAAG